The Lepeophtheirus salmonis chromosome 1, UVic_Lsal_1.4, whole genome shotgun sequence genome has a segment encoding these proteins:
- the LOC139905104 gene encoding uncharacterized protein — protein MIESLHESDSVLNNRPEDTSTQYLATGFSVFIFATTPLNVAMVVIGLMYKKECPLDERLPRYLLFGGIAGLTIVLVRISLVIAVRNVDWTKRPKAPAGLNMARSTMYLFILFIFIWNLHGSFLLFSSHPELNDKTSSSYCEALVIKFSYIWFTIFDIATITSILIWLISLIMGCMDPDFLIIAGIPPPSFLLKKRHSDTELILQDTTTNFENDKFKKIYIMNQLDLHHNKPYDIEKGKLDKNKTFSTPGRGDTRDDSSKIIRKMPSFSESRRGSCVSTVIITPPQRLNEDETESKKIFTLTAVDDAA, from the exons ATGATAGAGAGTCTACACGAAAGTGATTCCGTTTTGAATAACAGACCTGAGGATACTTCGACTCAATACCTAGCTACAGGTTTCTCTGTCTTCATATTTGCTACCACACCTCTCAATGTTGCAATGGTTGTAATTGGACTCATGTATAAAAAGGAATGTCCTTTAGATGAGCGACTGCCTCGATATCTGCTATTTGGTGGAATTGCGGGTCTCACAATAGTCTTGGTTCGAATTTCCCTCGTCATTGCTGTTCGAAATGTTGACTG GACTAAGAGACCCAAGGCACCCGCTGGACTTAATATGGCTCGCTCCACTATGTACTTAttcatattattcatttttatatggaACCTCCATGGGAGTTTCCTTTTGTTTTCCTCTCACCCTGAGTTGAACGATAAAACTTCAAGTTCTTATTGCGAAGCACTAGTTATAAAATTCTCCTATATTTGGTTCACCATCTTTGACATTGCCACGATTACATCCattctaatttggttaatttccCTCATTATGG GTTGTATGGATCCAGACTTCCTCATCATAGCAGGAATTCCGCCAccatcttttcttttaaaaaaacgcCATAGTGATACGGAACTAATCCTCCAGGACACAACTACCAATTtcgaaaatgataaattcaagaaaatttatattatgaatcaaTTGGACCTTCATCATAATAAGCCCTACGATATCGAAAAGGGGaaattggataaaaacaaaacttttagtACGCCAGGAAGAGGAGATACTAGGGATGATAGTAGCAAAATTATACGAAAAATGCCAAGTTTTTCTGAATCACGGAGGGGCTCCTGTGTTTCTACCGTGATCATCACTCCACCTCAAAGATTGAATGAAGATGAAACagaatcaaagaaaatatttacactGACAGCTGTAGATGATGCTGCGTAG